The following proteins come from a genomic window of Macadamia integrifolia cultivar HAES 741 chromosome 14, SCU_Mint_v3, whole genome shotgun sequence:
- the LOC122061053 gene encoding pentatricopeptide repeat-containing protein At3g49240, mitochondrial: MALSKPTFITHLKTLTKPHHPYPSPSFFLPRRLLSFATPEEAAAERRRRKRRLRIEPPLNSLRHTQPQQRPINPNPNPNAPKLPESVTVLTGNRLNLHNRILTLIRQNDLDEAALLTRHSIYSNCRPTIFTCNAVMAALLRQSRYSDLLSLHRFITQAGVAANVVTHNLLINAYCDCRKTDTALEHYKQLINDAPFNPSPTTYRILVKGLVDNNKVDRAVELKNEMLEKGFAPDSIVYNHLMLGLVKKLDPDGVLALYEELKEKLGFVSDGIVYGSLMKGYFLKGMEKEAMDCYEEAVGENSKVKMAAVAYNSVLDALSKNGKFEEAMRLFDRMMAEHNPPRLLTVNLGSFNVMADAFCAQGRYQDAIEVFKKMGEKRCSPDTLSFNNMIEQLSCAGMVAEAEELYREMGKQGVNPDEFTYVLLMDACFAQNRADDASGYFRKMVESGLRPNAVAYNKVIDELIKVGNIDEAFVFFVQMVEKLKVDSANYQVMMKALGEAGKLDEVLKLVEDMLEDESVGLSSELHEVAADVLREGGREEELVKLLEEKEKEKAEAAAKAAEAAKAAAESKSANVSEAAVESVLKNIAKIGGATVDEESSEKAVSNEVDVGLDPAKIEGAIGDEESSEKAVSNEVDVDLDPAYSTKMVDGASKDDAEDGSGGRKED, encoded by the coding sequence ATGGCTCTCTCGAAGCCCACTTTCATCACCCACCTCAAAACCCTAACGAAACCTCACCATCCTTACCCTTCTCCATCTTTCTTCCTCCCACGTCGCCTTCTCTCCTTCGCCACCCCTGAAGAAGCCGCCGCCGAGCGTCGTCGCCGCAAGCGCCGCCTCCGAATAGAACCACCTCTCAACTCCCTCCGTCACACCCAGCCCCAACAACGTcccataaaccctaaccctaatcctAATGCCCCCAAACTCCCAGAATCCGTCACTGTCCTCACCGGCAATCGCCTCAACCTCCACAACCGAATCCTTACCCTCATCCGCCAGAACGACCTGGATGAAGCCGCACTCCTCACTCGGCATTCCATTTACTCCAATTGCAGACCCACCATCTTTACTTGTAACGCTGTCATGGCCGCTCTCCTCCGCCAATCTCGATACTCCGATCTCCTCTCGCTTCATCGATTTATCACTCAGGCTGGTGTCGCTGCTAACGTCGTCACCCACAATCTCCTCATTAACGCCTACTGTGATTGTAGGAAAACTGATACTGCTCTTGAACATTATAAGCAGCTTATCAATGATGCCCCTTTTAATCCTTCTCCTACTACTTATCGCATTCTTGTGAAGGGGCTTGTGGATAACAACAAGGTTGATCGGGCTGTAGAACTGAAAAATGAGATGCTTGAGAAGGGTTTCGCTCCGGACTCAATTGTCTATAATCATCTCATGTTGGGGCTAGTGAAGAAATTAGATCCAGATGGAGTTCTGGCTTTATACGAGGAATTAAAGGAGAAGCTAGGGTTTGTTTCGGATGGGATCGTTTATGGGAGCTTGATGAAGGGATACTTCCTCAAAGGAATGGAGAAAGAGGCGATGGATTGTTATGAAGAGGCCGTCGGGGAGAATTCTAAGGTTAAGATGGCTGCCGTGGCTTACAATTCGGTGTTGGATGCGTTGAGCAAGAACGGTAAGTTCGAAGAGGCAATGCGGCTATTTGATAGGATGATGGCAGAGCACAATCCCCCTAGGTTGCTCACCGTGAACCTGGGAAGCTTCAATGTTATGGCAGACGCCTTCTGTGCGCAGGGTAGATATCAGGATGCCATTGAGGTCTTCAAGAAAATGGGTGAGAAGAGATGCAGCCCAGACACCTTGTCTTTTAATAATATGATCGAACAGTTATCCTGCGCTGGGATGGTTGCAGAAGCAGAGGAGCTTTACCGGGAGATGGGCAAGCAAGGAGTTAACCCAGATGAATTTACTTACGTTCTGCTCATGGATGCCTGCTTTGCGCAGAACCGAGCTGATGATGCTTCTGGGTATTTCAGGAAGATGGTGGAATCGGGACTGAGGCCTAATGCAGTCGCCTATAATAAGGTGATTGATGAATTGATTAAAGTGGGGAACATTGACGAGGCATTCGTGTTCTTCGTCCAGATGGTGGAGAAGTTGAAGGTAGACTCTGCTAACTACCAGGTGATGATGAAGGCATTGGGTGAAGCGGGGAAGCTGGATGAGGTACTGAAGTTGGTTGAGGACATGTTGGAAGATGAGAGTGTGGGTTTGAGTTCAGAGTTGCATGAGGTTGCTGCGGATGTCCTGagggaaggaggaagagaagaagaattggTGAAGTTGttggaggagaaggagaaggaaaaggcTGAGGCTGCTGCTAAGGCTGCGGAAGCAGCCAAGGCTGCGGCCGAGTCCAAATCTGCTAATGTCAGTGAGGCTGCCGTTGAGTCCGTCCTAAAGAACATAGCAAAAATTGGAGGGGCTACTGTTGACGAAGAGAGCAGCGAGAAAGCTGTCAGTAATGAAGTTGATGTGGGTCTTGATCCTGCAAAAATTGAAGGGGCTATTGGTGACGAAGAGAGCAGCGAGAAAGCTGTTAGTAATGAAGTTGATGTAGATCTTGATCCTGCATATTCGACTAAAATGGTGGATGGAGCTAGCAAGGATGATGCTGAAGATGGGTCTGGTGGAAGAAAGGAAGACTGA